One genomic segment of Pleurodeles waltl isolate 20211129_DDA chromosome 11, aPleWal1.hap1.20221129, whole genome shotgun sequence includes these proteins:
- the LOC138265329 gene encoding uncharacterized protein codes for MARPGNAAPRGGNRTSSLKGARAPTFKAGSMRSSPASGRPKTTTASSSKGMRAAQVPHPRAAATSASSYTAASSVQSHKRSHPGRATSSNTSFGKAVQAIEKETRGQRDNPKWHEWRENRITASVAHKIANSHFVNRKTSEVPQSYLKAVVGQGPVIQTPATSWGIRNEKRAVQEYAHLKSRNSRGGVKVEDCGLFIHPKKTWLAASPDGIVKNNSTGKPIGLLEVKCPYKHKDQTIREACKDDKFCLTPAGNSYTLKKDHPYYTQVQTQMAATGVKKTDFVVYTKKETTIAPVKFDAKFWKATEPKLEKFYNDVVVPHENKNHSA; via the coding sequence ATGGCCCGCCCTGGAAatgctgcccccagggggggaaacaGAACCTCCTCCTTGAAGGGTGCCAGAGCTCCAACATTCAAAGCAGGCTCCATGAGGTCTAGCCCAGCTTCCGGAAGGCCAAAGACcacaactgcatcctcctcaaaagGCATGCGCGCAGCTCAGGTTCCCCACCCTAGGGCAGCCGCCACATCCGCTTCCTCTTACACGGCTGCCAGTAGTGTCCAATCCCACAAGAGAAGCCATCCGGGTAGAGCAACGTCATCCAATACCAGCTTTGGGAAGGCAGTCCAAGCAATAGAGAAGGAAACAAGGGGTCAGCGAGACAACCCAAAATGGCATGAATGGCGAGAAAACCGCATCACGGCCTCTGTGGCACACAAGATCGCCAACAGCCATTTTGTGAATCGCAAGACTTCAGAAGTCCCGCAGTCTTACCTCAAGGCGGTGGTGGGTCAGGGCCCTGTCATACAGACCCCGGCTACGTCCTGGGGAATTCGCAATGAAAAGAGGGCAGTCCAGGAATACGCGCACCTCAAGTCCAGGAATTCAAGAGGAGGCGTAAAAGTGGAAGACTGTGGCCTCTTCATTCACCCAAAGAAGACCTGGCTGGCTGCCAGCCCTGATGGTATTGTCAAGAACAACTCTACTGGGAAGCCCATTGGCCTATTGGAGGTCAAGTGCCCATACAAACACAAAGACCAGACAATAAGAGAAGCCTGCAAAGATGACAAATTCTGCTTGACCCCGGCAGGTAATTCCTACACTCTCAAGAAAGaccacccatactacacacaggtGCAGACACAGATGGCAGCCACAGGTGTTAAGAAGACTGACTTTGTGGTGTACACCAAGAAGGAGACCACCATTGCTCCGGTAAAGTTTGATGCCAAGTTCTGGAAGGCGACTGAGCCCAAGCTAGAAAAATTCTACAATGATGTGGTTGTTCCGCATGAGAACAAAAACCACTCAGCATAA